A region of Candidatus Wallbacteria bacterium DNA encodes the following proteins:
- a CDS encoding C1 family peptidase: MIAAPFLFRNLLLVFISASCFAAVCTESAVDLRPLLSEVKNQGDRNTCNVFAATALMEYVIWKEAGETIDLSEAYAYWAAKKHALDNDFLKDAYLGDDALAGYLAVTAYRYGSMKEEEWPYGNQNWQQTHNPGCVITESGKPCMECFTGTPPAEAQVLIYRAEPVFIERDKIGEFILSEKKPVVFNIWWYSKAVDEKTGDFHMPSGYELSDRGGHVILLVGYDRESRRFLFRNSWGPGWGNNGYGTLPEEYILKHYEANQLQDLLSQPGISPEVKDYIIKCGQGASAKLKKNLSDGKAAQGS; the protein is encoded by the coding sequence ATGATTGCAGCACCTTTTTTGTTTAGAAATTTATTGCTGGTCTTTATTTCAGCATCCTGCTTCGCGGCAGTTTGCACAGAGAGCGCAGTAGATCTGCGGCCTCTTCTTTCAGAAGTCAAGAATCAAGGCGATCGGAACACCTGCAATGTATTCGCTGCTACAGCACTGATGGAATATGTGATCTGGAAAGAAGCAGGTGAGACAATCGATCTGTCTGAGGCGTATGCTTACTGGGCTGCCAAGAAGCATGCCTTGGATAATGATTTCTTGAAGGACGCATATCTTGGGGATGACGCCTTAGCAGGTTATCTGGCTGTGACTGCCTATCGATACGGCAGCATGAAGGAAGAGGAATGGCCATATGGGAACCAGAACTGGCAGCAGACCCACAATCCGGGCTGCGTGATTACCGAAAGCGGGAAACCCTGCATGGAATGTTTTACAGGGACTCCGCCTGCTGAAGCGCAAGTTTTGATTTACCGGGCTGAGCCTGTTTTCATCGAACGGGACAAAATAGGCGAGTTCATTCTCTCTGAAAAAAAGCCGGTTGTTTTCAATATCTGGTGGTACAGCAAGGCTGTGGATGAAAAAACCGGAGATTTTCACATGCCCTCAGGCTATGAATTAAGTGACAGAGGTGGACATGTGATCCTGCTGGTCGGGTATGACAGGGAAAGCCGGAGATTTTTATTCAGGAACAGCTGGGGGCCTGGCTGGGGGAACAACGGTTACGGAACGCTTCCCGAGGAATACATCCTGAAGCATTACGAAGCCAATCAACTGCAGGATTTACTCAGTCAGCCTGGTATCTCTCCTGAAGTCAAAGATTACATCATAAAGTGCGGGCAGGGCGCGTCTGCTAAGCTGAAGAAAAATTTATCAGATGGGAAGGCAGCCCAGGGCTCCTAA
- a CDS encoding acyl-CoA dehydratase activase, with product MNIAIDLGSRFVKTVEARAKSLHYSIQDSLEFYHGLSEHLKKFSHHRIFTTGYGRYNLKLPDITVIPEIQAHVRGAARELGITDFTLLDIGGQDTKVSLVRKGKIMNFLTNDKCAASSGRFLENMSVILKIEISDLLAHYENPEKVSATCAIFSESEIISLIVAGAPVERIAAGINQSLYQRIKPWLLECRSDILVLSGGIAESLALRCFISRDFPGSKIISPERPQFLGALGCLPI from the coding sequence ATGAATATAGCGATCGACCTGGGCAGCCGTTTTGTAAAAACCGTTGAAGCACGCGCTAAAAGCCTGCATTATTCCATCCAGGACTCCCTGGAATTCTATCACGGCCTTTCGGAACATTTAAAAAAATTCTCCCATCACAGAATCTTTACCACAGGTTATGGCCGTTATAACCTGAAATTACCTGATATTACCGTGATCCCGGAGATCCAGGCCCATGTGAGGGGAGCAGCGCGTGAACTTGGAATCACTGATTTTACACTGCTGGATATCGGCGGCCAGGACACCAAGGTCTCTCTTGTCAGAAAAGGGAAGATCATGAATTTCCTTACCAACGATAAATGCGCAGCCTCGTCAGGCAGGTTCCTGGAAAATATGTCTGTGATTCTGAAAATCGAAATCAGTGACCTGCTTGCACACTATGAAAATCCTGAAAAAGTCTCAGCCACCTGCGCGATTTTTTCAGAATCTGAGATCATCTCCCTGATCGTGGCTGGAGCTCCTGTGGAACGGATCGCAGCAGGAATCAATCAATCACTGTATCAGAGGATCAAGCCCTGGCTGCTGGAATGCAGATCAGACATTTTAGTGCTGAGCGGAGGCATCGCCGAAAGCCTGGCTTTGCGGTGTTTCATTTCCAGGGATTTTCCGGGCTCAAAAATCATTTCTCCTGAACGGCCTCAGTTTTTAGGAGCCCTGGGCTGCCTTCCCATCTGA
- a CDS encoding MarC family protein, with product MFSNDYIATVFITVITVIDPIGLAPIYLGLAGSIPKKKQNRIIVKSVIVALLITSFFLFLGKAVFHYLDISFEAMYIVGGALLFLIGMDMIYARPRRTKSSPEEEEEAKSYDDISIFPLAIPMLSGPGTISVVVMFSSRMDSLANQLLIFSAAFVAFLFCGLSMYFSQTLLKLLGNTGLNVLNRLLGILLSALAIQFFINAFTSLIRKGI from the coding sequence ATGTTTAGCAACGACTATATCGCCACAGTATTCATCACTGTGATCACTGTCATCGACCCCATCGGACTTGCGCCGATTTACCTCGGTCTGGCCGGAAGCATTCCGAAAAAAAAGCAGAATCGGATCATTGTAAAATCCGTCATCGTGGCCTTGCTGATCACTTCATTCTTCCTGTTCCTGGGCAAGGCGGTTTTCCATTATCTGGATATCAGCTTCGAAGCCATGTATATAGTTGGCGGCGCCTTGCTGTTTCTGATCGGGATGGACATGATTTACGCCAGGCCCCGCCGCACCAAGAGTTCTCCTGAAGAAGAGGAAGAAGCAAAAAGCTATGACGACATTTCAATCTTCCCTCTGGCAATTCCCATGCTCTCCGGTCCTGGGACTATTTCAGTAGTCGTGATGTTTTCATCCCGCATGGATTCCCTGGCTAACCAGCTGCTGATTTTTTCGGCAGCGTTTGTGGCCTTCCTCTTCTGCGGACTTTCAATGTATTTTTCGCAGACGCTCTTGAAACTGCTGGGAAACACAGGACTGAACGTGCTGAACCGGCTGCTGGGCATCCTGCTCTCTGCCCTGGCGATTCAGTTTTTCATCAATGCTTTCACTTCCCTGATCAGAAAAGGCATATGA
- a CDS encoding MlaD family protein: MSSKSFRSDEVRAGLYVIAAAVSLLFMLLVISHRGGMGPKKDYFSDFNYVNGIEQGAVVRFGGMKAGEVENLSISPENPSMIRIFFKVNHEIPLKADSIVTINSIGMMGDYYLEIIPGTNKSETLKPGSLVPSLSSTRLDEFFRNLTEIADEVKSVTKSVSEKIETVMDSDSRTHLKNIIAKGDELSVKIDKLVGSLNNITNEDHQKKVQEILTDFRDFTKTLKDKTHGTLDSIDKLVSRLDRITGENEQEISGIFKKLYGTLDNMENITTEKKQDVKDLITDLRATAGHLEEVMRKNKGSITETMSNIRVASENAREFTKKISLYPWTLIWRSKMEPEYTPKAER; the protein is encoded by the coding sequence ATGAGCAGTAAAAGCTTCCGCTCCGACGAAGTCAGGGCCGGCTTATATGTAATTGCCGCAGCAGTCTCCCTGTTATTCATGCTGCTGGTAATCTCTCATCGCGGCGGGATGGGTCCCAAGAAAGATTATTTCTCGGATTTCAATTATGTCAATGGGATCGAACAGGGAGCAGTGGTGCGTTTTGGCGGCATGAAGGCCGGTGAAGTGGAAAATCTATCCATTTCACCTGAAAATCCGTCCATGATCAGGATCTTTTTCAAAGTCAACCACGAGATCCCGCTTAAAGCGGACTCGATCGTGACGATCAATTCCATCGGCATGATGGGTGACTATTACCTGGAAATAATCCCGGGCACAAATAAGAGCGAAACGCTCAAACCAGGCAGCCTGGTGCCTTCACTGTCTTCAACCAGGCTGGACGAATTTTTCCGCAATCTGACGGAGATAGCTGATGAAGTCAAGAGCGTCACCAAGTCCGTTTCAGAGAAGATCGAGACCGTGATGGACAGTGACTCCAGAACCCATCTGAAGAACATCATCGCCAAAGGCGATGAGCTTTCGGTCAAGATAGACAAGCTGGTCGGCAGCCTCAACAACATCACCAATGAGGATCATCAGAAAAAAGTGCAGGAGATCCTTACGGATTTCAGGGATTTCACCAAAACACTCAAAGACAAGACTCATGGGACTCTGGACTCCATCGACAAGCTGGTCAGCCGGCTGGACAGGATTACAGGGGAGAATGAGCAGGAGATCAGCGGGATTTTCAAGAAACTTTACGGCACTCTGGATAACATGGAGAATATTACCACTGAAAAAAAACAGGATGTCAAAGACCTGATCACTGATCTGCGCGCCACTGCCGGGCATCTTGAGGAAGTCATGCGCAAGAATAAAGGCAGTATCACCGAAACAATGAGCAACATCCGGGTCGCCTCAGAAAATGCCAGGGAATTCACCAAGAAAATCAGCCTCTATCCCTGGACTCTCATCTGGCGGAGCAAGATGGAGCCGGAATACACACCCAAGGCAGAAAGATAA
- a CDS encoding alpha/beta hydrolase-fold protein: MLPINSFFFDFQKRIEELSGYEKERFVNIFWQKVSSMRCPLIFRDEVIFLTRNRYENVELLGDINNWKPGSHPMRKMTSTDITFLPVELPHDAAVEYKMIIGGNYTLDLLNPTKSRGQLGENSLLKMPYYHENEELNYQENPGGQLLDFVLKSKHLGYFSTVYVYLPNDFNPETRYDYLIFLDGHNYLQYGSIVTVLDNLFHRKKFHPCLAFFVESRDYTHEFSCNPDYPLFFFEELLPMLHEKFLLTSDRNNLVIGEAMAGIAVLQIFLSSSSFDAIVQSVPLGHLKDYFFHLFAEKGRSLQRLILQSGTFETSINGVDIFRETRELSNLIKEAGNFKFIPQFFPEGHSWHNWSNHLIDAMMKMKYDVF; this comes from the coding sequence ATGCTCCCCATAAATTCCTTCTTTTTTGATTTCCAGAAAAGGATCGAAGAACTCAGCGGATATGAAAAGGAACGGTTTGTTAACATTTTCTGGCAGAAAGTCAGTTCAATGCGCTGTCCGCTGATTTTCAGGGATGAGGTGATTTTTCTGACCAGAAACAGGTATGAGAACGTGGAACTGCTGGGCGACATCAACAACTGGAAACCAGGATCACACCCGATGCGGAAAATGACTTCCACAGACATCACTTTCCTCCCGGTTGAACTTCCTCACGATGCTGCTGTTGAATATAAAATGATCATCGGTGGAAACTACACGCTGGATCTGCTGAATCCTACCAAATCCAGAGGCCAGCTTGGGGAGAACTCACTCCTGAAGATGCCTTACTATCATGAGAACGAGGAGTTGAATTATCAGGAGAATCCAGGGGGACAGCTGCTGGATTTCGTACTGAAAAGCAAACATCTGGGCTATTTCTCCACCGTCTACGTCTATCTTCCCAATGATTTCAACCCTGAAACCCGCTATGACTACCTGATTTTCCTGGATGGGCACAATTACCTCCAGTATGGCAGTATCGTCACTGTGCTGGACAATCTTTTTCACCGCAAGAAGTTCCACCCCTGCCTGGCTTTTTTTGTCGAATCAAGGGATTACACTCATGAATTCAGCTGCAATCCTGACTACCCGCTTTTTTTCTTCGAGGAACTCCTGCCTATGCTCCATGAAAAATTCCTGCTCACCTCAGACAGGAATAATCTGGTGATCGGAGAAGCAATGGCCGGCATCGCGGTACTGCAGATCTTCCTGTCTTCCTCCAGTTTCGACGCCATCGTGCAGTCGGTTCCGCTGGGTCACCTCAAAGACTATTTTTTCCATCTGTTTGCGGAAAAAGGACGCTCACTTCAACGCCTGATCCTGCAGAGCGGGACATTTGAGACCTCGATCAACGGGGTGGATATTTTCAGGGAAACCAGGGAACTTTCCAATCTGATCAAGGAAGCAGGCAATTTCAAGTTTATTCCACAATTCTTCCCTGAAGGCCATAGCTGGCACAACTGGAGCAATCATCTGATCGATGCCATGATGAAAATGAAATATGATGTGTTTTAA
- a CDS encoding alpha/beta fold hydrolase, producing the protein MKILLLILLISPCFSRLTAEEALFYKSDVLDIQVAKNVTLKGDIFIPTEKPKGLFLILNGLGNYRADCYSICQFLAYANFASYIFSYRGHDRSGGEYDLDKYLADLSAVKTGLFIALHERGLSDLPFFILGGSMGGMLGIRFAEQNRISGIITIAAPISFSQIAESSIFYRNLKSFINLPVPMPLKDALIKIGVDTCKHYLAPDLPTDLSKQENLLKPQLISREKRVDFFFDLNHEPLGTGFGALRITSGSDFVNKSLKDFSIEPGRLTCPALFICGRNDNILSLGDPEQLKLYQETLTRISIPGKSEFMVFQDAGHSGEDYFRPVVIKKIIEFAENYSKIIKCSP; encoded by the coding sequence ATGAAAATCCTGCTGCTAATCTTATTAATAAGTCCATGTTTTTCACGCCTGACTGCCGAAGAAGCCCTTTTCTATAAATCCGATGTTTTAGACATCCAGGTGGCCAAAAACGTGACGCTGAAAGGGGATATTTTCATCCCTACGGAGAAGCCGAAGGGGTTATTCCTGATTTTGAACGGTCTGGGAAATTACAGGGCTGATTGTTATTCCATCTGCCAGTTTTTAGCCTACGCGAATTTCGCTTCTTACATTTTCTCATATCGAGGGCATGACCGGTCAGGGGGTGAATATGACCTGGATAAATATCTCGCTGATCTTTCAGCCGTAAAAACTGGACTTTTCATAGCTCTGCATGAACGAGGTCTATCAGACCTGCCTTTTTTTATTCTGGGTGGCAGCATGGGAGGAATGCTGGGGATCAGGTTTGCCGAACAAAACCGGATCTCAGGAATAATCACCATTGCCGCACCCATATCCTTTTCCCAGATTGCCGAATCTTCGATTTTTTACAGGAACCTTAAGTCATTCATCAATCTGCCGGTACCGATGCCTCTGAAAGACGCCCTGATCAAAATCGGAGTTGACACCTGTAAGCATTATCTGGCTCCGGATCTTCCCACAGACCTGTCAAAACAGGAGAACCTGTTAAAGCCCCAGCTCATCTCTCGGGAAAAAAGAGTGGATTTTTTCTTTGATCTGAATCATGAGCCGCTTGGAACAGGCTTTGGAGCACTGCGGATCACCAGCGGTTCTGATTTTGTCAACAAATCCCTGAAAGATTTCAGCATCGAACCAGGCAGGCTCACATGCCCCGCTCTTTTCATCTGCGGTCGCAATGACAACATCCTCAGCCTCGGTGATCCCGAACAACTAAAGCTCTATCAGGAAACGCTTACCAGAATTTCCATCCCGGGAAAATCGGAATTCATGGTTTTTCAAGATGCCGGCCACAGCGGAGAAGATTATTTCCGACCAGTGGTGATAAAAAAAATCATTGAATTCGCGGAGAATTACTCTAAAATTATTAAATGCTCCCCATAA
- a CDS encoding potassium channel protein, whose product MLKRSVKLFLLLLIPIFAGSFGYYLMFGKLFGGQESFLNCLYMTVITVSSTGFGEMVDMSSNLTWGRVYTMLVLVCGMGTMVYAVTEFTAALVEGTYHNAWRRKKMEKKILNLNDHIIVCGYGETGVSVVQELYKTKRAFVIVEHTEEIIEEIESFNQENPIPLLYIKGDAADEHILLKAGIEKASGLIAALREDKDNLFVTITARGLNSNIRIVVRVAHLGHRKKFINAGANSVVSPNFIGGMRLVSEMIRPHAVTFMDSMLGRNGAVMRVEDHILREGTPLEGKTLREADLQKRTGCLVMAMKEPDSKDFLYIPDRDVKLKPGDVLVVLGEVESIRKLKEL is encoded by the coding sequence ATGCTGAAGCGCTCTGTAAAACTGTTCCTGCTGCTGCTGATTCCAATTTTTGCCGGCAGTTTCGGATATTATCTCATGTTCGGAAAACTGTTCGGCGGTCAGGAATCCTTTCTGAATTGCCTCTATATGACTGTCATCACCGTTTCCTCAACAGGATTCGGTGAAATGGTCGACATGTCTTCCAATCTGACATGGGGCAGGGTTTATACCATGCTCGTCCTGGTCTGCGGAATGGGCACCATGGTTTATGCGGTTACCGAATTCACTGCTGCCCTAGTCGAAGGAACATATCACAACGCCTGGCGGAGGAAAAAAATGGAAAAAAAGATTCTGAATTTAAATGATCACATCATCGTCTGCGGTTACGGAGAAACCGGAGTGTCCGTAGTACAGGAGCTGTATAAAACCAAAAGGGCTTTCGTGATCGTGGAACATACCGAAGAGATCATCGAAGAAATCGAGTCTTTCAATCAGGAAAATCCGATCCCTCTTCTTTATATCAAGGGCGACGCTGCAGATGAACACATCCTCTTGAAAGCAGGGATAGAGAAAGCCAGCGGGTTGATTGCTGCGCTGCGCGAAGACAAGGATAACCTGTTTGTCACAATTACAGCGCGCGGCCTGAACAGTAATATCCGGATCGTAGTTAGAGTCGCCCATCTGGGTCACAGAAAAAAATTCATCAACGCAGGGGCTAATTCAGTAGTTTCCCCTAATTTCATCGGCGGCATGCGGCTGGTTTCCGAAATGATCAGGCCCCATGCTGTCACTTTCATGGATTCGATGCTCGGCAGGAATGGAGCGGTGATGCGGGTGGAAGATCACATTCTCCGGGAAGGCACTCCTCTCGAGGGAAAAACACTGCGGGAAGCGGACCTGCAGAAGCGGACCGGATGCCTGGTGATGGCCATGAAGGAGCCAGATTCCAAGGATTTTCTCTATATCCCGGATCGGGACGTCAAGCTGAAGCCCGGAGACGTCCTGGTTGTCCTGGGTGAAGTTGAGTCGATCAGAAAGCTTAAAGAACTTTAG
- a CDS encoding cysteine desulfurase family protein has protein sequence MKRIYLDYNATTPIDPRVWKAMQASVELYPANPSSIHTPGQEARIFTESCRETIAGALNSNPAEIVFTGSGSESDNLALLGVMRGCTASGRRHLIVSGIEHPAVEKTAKALEQEGFHVDRLAVDKHGFIDFPQLESLITPATVLVSVIHANNEIGTIQDLTRIAELCRKNGALLHTDAVQSFGKVPINVRQTGIDLLSASAHKIYGPKGCGFLFVRKGVQLSPVLFGGKHELGLRPGTESIHNLAGLAEASRIMELERESDNQRISSLKSRLVSGIAEIPEIIINSPEKNCLSGTLNVSIRHVEGESLLAELDLLGIAVSTGSACASGSSKPSPILTAIGLAPDYAQGSLRISLGRWTEAEEIDCFLSVLPGIVGRLRRMSALSGREDMNR, from the coding sequence ATGAAACGGATTTATCTTGATTATAATGCCACCACTCCAATTGACCCAAGAGTCTGGAAGGCAATGCAGGCTTCGGTTGAACTTTATCCGGCCAACCCTTCCAGTATCCATACTCCCGGCCAGGAAGCCAGGATCTTTACTGAATCCTGCAGGGAAACCATCGCCGGCGCGCTCAACTCCAACCCTGCTGAAATCGTATTCACAGGAAGCGGTTCAGAGTCGGACAACCTGGCGCTGCTTGGTGTGATGCGGGGATGCACCGCAAGTGGCCGCAGGCACCTGATTGTGAGCGGCATCGAACACCCGGCTGTGGAGAAAACTGCCAAAGCCTTGGAACAGGAAGGATTTCATGTAGACAGGCTGGCTGTCGACAAGCATGGATTTATAGATTTTCCCCAGCTGGAAAGCCTGATCACTCCGGCTACTGTCCTGGTGTCAGTGATTCACGCCAACAATGAAATCGGGACCATTCAGGATCTGACCCGGATTGCGGAACTCTGCAGGAAAAATGGTGCCCTGCTTCACACAGATGCAGTTCAGTCCTTCGGTAAAGTCCCGATCAATGTGCGACAAACCGGGATCGATCTGCTGTCTGCTTCCGCTCATAAGATATACGGCCCCAAAGGCTGCGGTTTCCTGTTTGTCAGGAAGGGCGTCCAGCTCTCCCCGGTTCTATTCGGAGGCAAGCATGAACTTGGCCTGCGTCCGGGAACCGAATCCATCCATAACCTGGCCGGTTTAGCTGAAGCGAGCCGCATCATGGAGCTGGAACGCGAATCCGATAATCAGCGGATTTCCAGCCTGAAAAGCCGGCTTGTTTCAGGAATTGCTGAGATCCCGGAAATAATCATCAACAGTCCCGAAAAAAACTGCCTGTCCGGCACATTGAATGTTTCCATCCGGCATGTGGAGGGAGAATCATTGCTCGCAGAACTGGATCTGCTCGGGATAGCAGTTTCCACAGGTTCGGCCTGCGCATCCGGCAGCAGCAAGCCTTCCCCGATACTGACTGCAATCGGTCTGGCTCCAGATTACGCCCAGGGATCGCTGAGAATCAGTCTGGGCAGATGGACTGAAGCGGAGGAAATTGACTGCTTTCTTTCCGTATTGCCTGGAATTGTCGGGCGCCTCCGCAGAATGTCGGCTTTATCTGGCCGAGAGGACATGAACAGATGA
- a CDS encoding tRNA 4-thiouridine(8) synthase ThiI, translating into MSDPIKKKALALFSGGLDSTLAVLVARDAGAEVIGIKFTTPFFGSRSAETGAAAINLPLFVKDIYEPHLKILRNPKFGYGRNLNPCLDCHILMVKTAKAMLAETGADFLISGEVLGERPKSQTREALHVLEKYSDTQGLLLRPLSAKLLEPTIPELNGWMDREKLYEINGRSRKAQLELASRYGLTEFETPAGGCLLTEPNFCLRLKKILHDPLLSRKKLELLKCGRHFMVEGYLVVIGRNQSDNEFLAGLVEPDDAVIRVFDRPSPLTVVIGGIRARESALQKAAALTLRYSKYRDEKNVALKIIEQVIIIESAINDGQFERL; encoded by the coding sequence ATGTCTGATCCGATCAAGAAAAAAGCCCTCGCCCTGTTTTCCGGCGGTCTCGACAGCACCCTGGCGGTTCTGGTGGCAAGAGATGCCGGCGCGGAAGTGATAGGGATCAAATTCACGACCCCTTTTTTCGGGTCCCGGAGCGCTGAGACCGGGGCTGCCGCAATCAATCTGCCTCTATTTGTCAAAGACATCTATGAACCGCACCTGAAAATTCTGCGCAATCCTAAATTTGGCTATGGCAGGAATCTGAATCCCTGCCTGGACTGTCACATTCTGATGGTGAAAACGGCCAAAGCAATGCTTGCGGAAACTGGAGCAGACTTTCTGATTTCAGGAGAAGTGCTGGGTGAACGTCCTAAATCTCAGACCAGAGAAGCACTGCATGTTCTGGAAAAGTATTCCGATACCCAGGGGCTGCTGCTGCGACCGCTGTCAGCAAAGCTCCTGGAACCGACGATTCCTGAACTCAACGGCTGGATGGACCGGGAGAAACTCTATGAAATCAATGGCCGTTCCCGGAAAGCCCAGCTCGAACTGGCCTCCAGGTATGGCCTGACTGAGTTTGAAACTCCAGCTGGAGGATGTCTTCTTACTGAGCCTAATTTCTGCCTGCGTTTGAAAAAAATCCTCCACGATCCGCTCCTGAGCAGAAAAAAGCTGGAACTGCTGAAATGCGGACGCCATTTCATGGTAGAGGGGTACCTCGTGGTGATCGGGAGAAATCAGTCAGATAATGAATTTCTGGCAGGACTCGTTGAGCCCGACGATGCCGTGATCAGAGTCTTCGACAGACCATCCCCTCTCACGGTAGTGATCGGCGGAATCAGAGCCAGGGAAAGTGCTCTTCAGAAAGCTGCAGCCCTTACTCTGCGCTATTCCAAATACCGGGACGAAAAAAACGTGGCTTTGAAAATTATTGAACAGGTGATTATAATTGAGTCTGCCATCAACGACGGGCAGTTTGAAAGGTTATAA